From one Prosthecobacter debontii genomic stretch:
- the mnmE gene encoding tRNA uridine-5-carboxymethylaminomethyl(34) synthesis GTPase MnmE has product MLQDTIAAISTALGEAAISVIRITGGGAFPLAEKVFRGSRSLHELQRRQAHLVTAVDASGDTLDQGLLLLFSAPASYTGEDVVEFHGHGGLLVTQKLLEAVLTAGARPAEPGEFTQRAFLNGKMDLTQAEAVMDLIHAQSTLALKAAHEQLGGAIGREATVLREELIPVLAHVEAYIDFPEEDISPDTGAALVAKMDHVLERTHRLLATSEQGRILRHGARTVICGEPNVGKSSLLNLLLGFERAIVSSIAGTTRDTIEEIIQVHGIPLRLVDTAGLRSSTDDIERIGIERTQRELERADLVLEVVDGSLPPAQAKRVTLPPGAEGRHLLILNKADQGLAPGWQEGISLSCRETTGVDALRDAIRAVVMRAGTMQADHPVAINARHKACFERIADRVMAARVALIDGAGPEYVALDLREALQALGEVTGGVDIEQILDVIFSSFCIGK; this is encoded by the coding sequence ATGCTCCAGGACACGATTGCTGCTATCTCGACGGCTTTGGGTGAGGCTGCCATTAGCGTCATTCGCATCACTGGAGGAGGGGCTTTCCCCCTGGCAGAAAAGGTTTTTCGCGGGTCGCGATCCTTGCACGAGCTTCAACGACGGCAGGCCCATTTGGTGACAGCTGTCGATGCCTCCGGGGACACGTTAGACCAGGGCTTGCTCCTGCTGTTTTCCGCCCCCGCAAGTTACACGGGAGAAGATGTCGTCGAGTTTCACGGTCACGGAGGGCTCTTAGTCACGCAGAAACTCTTGGAAGCTGTTTTGACGGCTGGAGCACGACCTGCCGAGCCGGGTGAGTTTACCCAGCGGGCGTTTCTGAACGGCAAAATGGATCTTACCCAGGCGGAAGCTGTCATGGACTTGATCCATGCTCAAAGCACGCTGGCACTGAAAGCCGCTCATGAGCAACTCGGCGGTGCCATCGGGCGCGAAGCTACGGTCTTGAGGGAAGAACTCATCCCCGTCTTAGCTCATGTCGAGGCATACATTGATTTTCCTGAAGAGGATATCTCTCCCGACACGGGCGCGGCTTTAGTGGCCAAAATGGATCATGTGCTGGAGCGCACTCACCGACTACTGGCCACCAGTGAGCAAGGTAGGATCCTGCGTCACGGAGCCCGCACAGTCATTTGCGGTGAGCCGAATGTCGGTAAATCGAGCTTACTGAATCTTTTGTTAGGTTTTGAGCGTGCCATTGTCAGCTCGATCGCCGGCACGACGCGAGATACCATTGAGGAGATCATCCAGGTTCACGGCATCCCTTTGCGGCTGGTCGATACGGCGGGTCTCCGCTCCAGCACGGATGATATCGAGCGCATTGGCATCGAGCGCACACAGCGCGAGCTTGAGCGTGCAGATCTTGTGCTTGAGGTGGTGGATGGCAGCCTGCCTCCTGCTCAGGCAAAACGTGTTACACTCCCTCCTGGTGCAGAGGGACGTCATCTCTTGATTCTCAATAAAGCAGATCAAGGTCTTGCTCCTGGCTGGCAGGAGGGGATCTCTTTATCATGCCGTGAGACAACGGGCGTCGATGCCCTTCGTGATGCCATCCGCGCGGTCGTTATGCGCGCAGGCACGATGCAGGCGGACCACCCTGTCGCCATCAATGCGCGTCATAAAGCTTGCTTTGAGCGCATTGCAGACCGGGTCATGGCGGCGCGTGTGGCCTTGATCGATGGGGCAGGTCCAGAATATGTAGCGCTGGATCTGCGTGAGGCTCTGCAAGCGCTTGGAGAGGTAACTGGCGGTGTCGATATCGAGCAGATTCTGGATGTGATCTTTTCCTCGTTCTGCATCGGGAAATAA
- a CDS encoding sulfatase family protein translates to MGWVQYFRWVAGVSTCVWSMTVQAAERPNILLILPDQMRASAMGCDGNPDVKTPNIDRLAEEGMRFKRTYANVPVCCPARAIMLTGTYPHVNGMIANDLRLREEQATLAEKLQEAGYRTGFVGKWHLDGGPRDPGFVPPGPRRQGFEFWAAYECHHRHFEPTYFRDTPEMITVQKFEPEASCDFAVEFLRSQPKDKPFFLTVQMGPPHDPYGAPEEYMKQYDPAKLTPPVSWQAGSESRPTPKAGLRRGPLANRFVPLGGREEIAAYYAAITAIDDQVGRLLQVLKETGADEDTLILFISDHGDMLGDHGLRRKRKPHDESARVPGIFRWLHKIPQGRVVDTLFSHVDVAPTLLGLAGLDVPPQMQGADLSKVALGQTTEGPEAVLLQIFVPFNPDQVSKPWRGLVTQDYTYARFEDEPWVLFDHAVDPHEMNNLATDPKHTALRGRLDKQLSALMEKNGDSWSFNSSDLVEEGGRLYRFETFYTLDEFRAWAKANPEKAK, encoded by the coding sequence ATGGGATGGGTTCAATATTTTCGTTGGGTAGCAGGTGTCTCCACCTGTGTTTGGAGCATGACAGTTCAGGCGGCAGAGCGGCCAAACATCTTGCTGATACTGCCAGATCAGATGCGCGCTAGCGCCATGGGCTGTGATGGTAACCCCGATGTCAAAACGCCGAACATTGATCGCCTCGCCGAGGAGGGCATGCGATTCAAACGCACCTATGCCAATGTGCCGGTCTGCTGTCCCGCACGGGCCATCATGCTGACCGGCACTTACCCTCATGTGAACGGGATGATCGCCAATGACCTGCGTCTGCGCGAGGAGCAGGCGACCTTGGCTGAGAAACTCCAAGAGGCAGGTTATCGCACGGGTTTTGTCGGTAAATGGCACCTCGATGGTGGCCCACGCGATCCCGGTTTTGTGCCGCCGGGGCCACGCCGCCAAGGCTTTGAATTTTGGGCGGCTTATGAGTGCCATCATCGGCATTTCGAGCCCACTTACTTTCGCGATACCCCTGAGATGATCACGGTGCAGAAGTTCGAGCCTGAGGCTTCCTGCGACTTCGCTGTGGAGTTCCTACGCTCTCAGCCCAAGGATAAGCCCTTCTTTCTCACTGTGCAGATGGGACCACCTCATGATCCCTATGGTGCGCCGGAGGAATACATGAAGCAGTATGATCCGGCGAAGCTGACTCCACCCGTGAGCTGGCAAGCCGGAAGTGAAAGCCGACCCACGCCCAAGGCGGGGCTGCGTCGTGGGCCTCTGGCCAATCGCTTCGTGCCTCTGGGGGGGCGGGAGGAGATCGCAGCTTACTACGCCGCTATCACGGCTATCGATGATCAGGTCGGGCGTCTGCTTCAAGTACTCAAGGAAACCGGAGCGGATGAGGATACCCTCATCCTTTTCATCTCTGACCATGGCGATATGCTGGGAGATCACGGGCTGCGCCGGAAGCGTAAACCGCATGATGAATCTGCGCGTGTCCCAGGCATCTTCCGCTGGCTGCACAAGATTCCTCAGGGCCGCGTGGTGGACACGCTGTTTAGCCATGTGGATGTAGCACCGACTTTGTTAGGCCTAGCCGGCCTGGATGTGCCACCCCAGATGCAGGGGGCCGATCTCTCCAAGGTGGCTTTGGGGCAAACCACCGAGGGACCTGAAGCGGTGTTGCTCCAGATTTTTGTGCCGTTCAATCCTGATCAAGTCAGCAAGCCATGGCGTGGGCTCGTGACCCAGGACTACACCTATGCTCGGTTTGAAGACGAGCCTTGGGTGCTTTTCGATCATGCGGTGGATCCCCACGAGATGAATAATTTGGCGACCGATCCCAAGCATACCGCTCTGCGTGGCCGACTGGATAAGCAGTTGAGCGCTTTGATGGAAAAGAATGGAGATTCATGGTCTTTCAATTCCAGCGACCTCGTTGAAGAAGGGGGGCGGCTCTATCGCTTCGAAACCTTTTACACTTTGGACGAGTTTCGAGCCTGGGCCAAAGCCAACCCCGAGAAGGCGAAGTAA
- a CDS encoding peroxiredoxin, with the protein MTTYPDLGSPAPAFNAPVVGGGYRSGSEISLADLQGHTVVLYFYPKDDTPGCTKQACALRDGWSDLKNRAKVFGVSIDSVKSHEKFIQKHSLPFPILSDPDQKIVNAYGVWVEKNMYGKKYMGTERTTFVISPDGLIKAIFPKVKPEAHLAQIMEVL; encoded by the coding sequence ATGACGACCTATCCCGATCTTGGTTCCCCTGCCCCCGCCTTCAATGCCCCCGTTGTGGGAGGTGGCTATCGCAGTGGTTCTGAAATCAGCCTCGCCGATCTCCAAGGCCATACCGTGGTTCTTTACTTTTATCCCAAAGATGACACCCCTGGCTGCACGAAACAAGCCTGTGCGCTCCGCGATGGATGGAGTGATCTCAAAAACCGAGCGAAAGTCTTTGGGGTCAGTATCGACAGCGTGAAGAGTCACGAGAAGTTCATTCAAAAGCACTCCTTACCCTTCCCCATCCTCAGCGATCCCGATCAGAAGATCGTGAACGCCTACGGTGTTTGGGTGGAGAAAAACATGTATGGCAAAAAATACATGGGCACCGAACGCACCACATTCGTGATTTCACCTGATGGCCTGATCAAAGCCATTTTCCCGAAAGTAAAGCCAGAGGCACACTTAGCGCAAATCATGGAGGTTCTGTGA